The Verrucomicrobiia bacterium genome contains the following window.
AGCCGCCTTTGTCGATATCGGTTTCGAGAAGAATGCATTCCTGCATTACTGGGACATCGTCCCCAGCAGCTTCGATAGCGGCGTCGAAATCGTCGAGCGCGAGGGCAGACGGCGCGACAAACCCAAAATCACCCAGAAAGACATCCCCCGCGTCTATCCCCCCGGCAGCGAGATCATTGTTCAGGTAACTAAAGGCCCGATCGGGACCAAAGGGCCCCGTGTCACAACCAATATCGTCCTGCCTGGCCGCTACCTGGTCCTGCTGCCCAACTCCGACCAGAGCGGCATCTCGCGTAAAATCGAGAACCAGCAGGAACGCCAACGTCTCAAGAAGATTCTTCGGGAATTGACTATTCCGGAGGGCATGGGCGTCATTATGCGCACCGTGGGTGAAGGCCAGCAGACCCGCTATTTCGTGCGCGACCTGGCCCTGCTGCTCGAAGAGTGGGAACAAATCCAGGAACGTAAAAAGGCGCAGCCCCCCGCCACCTGCATCTTCCAGGAACCCGACCTCATCGAACGCACGGTGCGCGATTTCCTCACCGAGGATGTCGATCGAATCGTGGTCGATAGCCCCAGGGCCTATGAACGCATGCGCGAGATGATCTCACGCATCTCCACCCGCTCAGCCGACAAGGTCAAACTCTACACTGACCCCCAGCCCATCTTCGATCGCTTCAATATCACACGCCAGTTGGAAAATGCCTTCTCCCGCCAGGTCCATCTCAAGAGCGGCGGGTATATCGTCGTGGATGAGACCGAAGCGCTGGTGGCCATCGATGTCAACACGGGCCGGCATAAAGGCGGCAAGGACCAGGAATCCTCAATCCTGAAGGTTAACCTGGAAGCAGCCGATGAAATCTCCCGCCAACTGCGCCTGCGCAACATGGGCGGCCTGATCGTGCTGGATTTCATCGATATGAAATCCCGCCGCGACCAGCAGCAGGTCTATTTCCGCATGAAAGAAGGCCTGCGCCGGGATAAGGCCAAGACGCACGTCCTGCCCATTTCCCAGCTTGGCCTCATGGAGATGACCCGCCAGCGCCATTCCGAAAGCGTCAACGCCGCTGTCTATGACGATTGCCCGTACTGCAAGGGCCGCGGCAAGGTCAAGAGCGCCCTCACTATGAGCGTGGAAATCCAGCGCAAGCTCGGTGAAATCCTCAAGAAACGTCCGCGCGAGGAATCGGATTTCCAGTTGCTGATCATCGTGCATCCGTCGATTCTTGAACGCCTCCGCACCGAGGATGAGAAACACCTGATCGAAATGGAGAAGCGCTATTTCGGAAAGCTCAATTTCCGCAAGGACCCCGCGCTGCACGCCGAGCAATTCAAGATCGTCAACATGGCAAATAACGAAGAACTCGCCAACGTCGGCGGGGATAAATAACGGGCTCTCGTATGCGCGAAAAAGGGATTGGACAGGCCCGGCGCCGGTTCATTACAGTTGCCCGAATTCTATGAGAAACAGTCCATTAACGACGGTCCTGCTATTCATTTTGTTCCTCAGCGCCCTGGCCTCATTGTTCTTGTGTTGGCGGTACATCGCCTACGCGCGGGAATTCCGGGACCTGCAACGAGAGGTCGTGGCCGTTCAGAGCAGGCGGGCGTTTATCCAGTCGCTCGCCAGTGAGACCCTCGAGTACAGCAAAAGAAACCCGGCCATTGACCCCATCCTCGAGGGGGCCGGCTTAATCCCGCCAAACACTGGCTCCACATCAAACAACAAACCCGCTTCCAAATAGTTTTTATGGACGACCTCCCCAATTCACCTACCCCGCCGCCCGAGGTGGCGGAATTGCGCGCCGAGTGCCAGGCACTAAGACAGATGTTAGGCTCCATTTTAATCCTGTTAATTGTCGTGAGCGGCACACTCACTATCTTCCTGGCGCGCCAATGGAAGTGGTCCAAAAACGATGTCCAGGCGGCGCGCCAGCAAACTGAGGCTATGGTGGCCGAGTATAACCGCGGCGCGGGGCAAATGCAGGATTTCGTGAGGAGGTTGGCTGAGTATAGTCGCGCGCACCCTGATTTCGCACCCATTGCTGCGAAATATCGCCTGCAGGACGTGCTAACCAACTCTGCCGCAGCACCCGCCCCGCCCACACCCACACCGATGAAAAAATAAAGCGGCTGCCTTCTTCATCCTACGCAAACGCTATTCCCTCGGCGGCGAACCGTTCTTTAATAGCCAGGTTAATCTCCTGTATCCCGGCCAGGTATTTCTGGTAATCGGTCCCTTTCCACCAGTGGGTGATCAGGATATTACTTGCCGCGCCGCTAAACTGGTTGAAGCTGATCCACACATCCTGTGTCATCGGCTGGCCCCGATAGATGGTTTCCAGCAACGCCAGCGCGCGTTTAATCTTTTCGGCCGGCAACTCGTGCGCCAGCGATAGGTTCGTCACCGTTTTAATGCTGGGGCGGCGGGATAGGTTGGTGATAATGCTGTTGCCCATTGTCTTATTGGGCACCGCCACCAAATGGCCATCCGGGCTGCGCACTCGGGTGCTGCGCAGACCCACGGCCTCGACGGTTCCTTCGGCCCCATCGAGCTTGATCTGATCGCCCACACGAAAGGGCTTATCCACGAAAACCGCCACAGCGCCAAACAAGTTGCCCAGGGTGTCCTGCGCCGCCAGACCGACGGCCAGCCCGCCAATCGACAGAGAAGCAATTGCCGCCGTGATATTAACGTCCATGTTTTGCGCGGTGACCAGAATGGCCACCACGATCACAAAGGTGTTCAGGCTGATATGGATGACCGAAAACAGTTCGTCATTGAACTTGCGGTCTCCCTCCTGTCCGTGGCGTCGGCGCCAGATGCCCAGCAACAGCCCGAGCACCTTGATGGCCAGGTACGTCAAGGACGCCGCGACCACCACGATAAAGGCCTTCGAGAGATACAATTTCGCCAGCACAGACCAATCGAACAGGTTGAGCCCGATATCCAGCAGCGCCACGAACACAACAAGCTGGATTGGCCCGTGCAGCAGCTTGACCAACAACCCCTTCACCTCGCTGTGTGTGGCAACCCGCTTTAACCAGAAGTTGGTGATAAAATGAATGAGCTTCGAAATGAGGAACGCCAGGAGGATGTAGATCACCGAGGCGATGTACTTCCAAAGGGGCTCGCCCAGAAACGTCACCTCGCGAAAGAGCGCAATTTCATCGAGTCTGAAGGTCAGAGGGTGCGCTTGCCACTGCTCGACGTTGCGGACCAGGGCCGAAAGTTCGTTGGTGGAGGCAGGTGGTTTATTGGTGACGGTTACCGCCGCTGCCCATAGACTCCAGGCCCAAGCAATCCCTGCCAGGACCAAGGCCAGGCGAAAAAGCCGTTCCAGCTTCAATTTCATTGGATGTATGGACAATCTGCTGATTGCGCCTTCGCACCTGTTTTAAAAACGGCCCACTGACATCGCCCCGTTTTGGTTCTCAGCCCCCCGCCACAATCCGCACAATTTCCAGGCGATCCCCGGGGCGCACTTGGCGCCGCGCGAATTCCGAAGGGGCAACCGCCTGTCCGTTATGCTCAACGACCACACTGCGCGGCGGCAGTTGGCGCGCGATTAAAAACTCTTCGAGCGAGCAGGGCAATGTCGCTTCTGTGGGCTGTCCGTTAGCTGTGATAATGGCAGAATTCATGCACGGTGCCTGTCGGCGCGCGGCCTGGCCGCCTCAGGCTGTCAGGGCCGTATCCCAATCCTTCCAGACCGGCTCATAACCCAAACGCCGGATGCGTTCAGCGACCTCATGCGGCGGGCGCTCGTCAGCAATCTGGAATTGCCCGGTGGCCCGCATCTCTCCGTTAGGGGCCCATTCGCTGGCGCCTAACTCGACAATCCGCCCGCGTTCGGTGTGGTGGAGCGTTTCCTTGCCTGCCCCAGTATAGCCGCCCGGTTCGGTATGGCTTCCGGCGCTCATCAAAGTAATTCCCAACGGAATGAGCCCGTCCCGAAGCTTGGGCGATTCACGCGTCGAAAGGACAAGCCCCACATCGGGGAACATCAGACGAAAGGCGCAGACCAATTGGACCATGTCGCGATCCGTCATTTGGGTAAGCGGTTGGAACTCGCCGGCACAAGGCCGCAGCCGGGGCAGTGAAATCGTTAGCGACGCCTTCCAACATTCCCGGAGCAGATACTGAGCATGCGCCGCCACGCTCAGGGCCTCGAAACGCCAATCGGCCAGCCCGTATAACGCGCCGACTCCCAATCGCCGGAACCCGGCGGCATAGGCGCGTTCAGGTGTTTGAAGGCGGGAAGTAAAGTTCCGTTTTGGCCCCGAGGTGTGCATTTGTTCGTAAATCGCGCGGTCGTAAGTTTCCTGGTACACGACCAAGCCGTCTGCGCCGGCCTGAACCAGGGGCGCGTAATCCGCTGTTTCCATCGGCCCGATTTCGAGCGAGACACTGGGGGCCAGCTCATGCACCGCCCGCACGCACTCCGCCAGGTAAGTGTTCGAAACGAATTTCGGATGCTCGCCTGAGACCAGCAGGATATTGCGGAAGCCTTGCGCGGCCAGCGCCCTGGCCTCCCGCTGCACCTCGGTAACCTGCAGCGTGACGCGCAGGATCGGGTTGTCGCGCGAGAACCCGCAATACCGGCAGTTGTTGATGCATTCATTCGACAGATAGAGCGGCGCAAAAAGCCGGATGACCTTCCCAAAGCGCTGCCGCGTCAGTTGCTGTGCCGCCCTGCCAAGCGGTTCGAGAAACTCGCCCGCAGCGGGTGAGATGAGGTGGGCAAAATCGTTCAGGGACAACACGGCGCATCCCATGCTTTGCCGAACAGCTTGGGGCGAGGCGCCCAGCGACCGCTGCACGAGCCTCGGAAGGCAAAGCGAATCGAATACGCCGGTAAAACTCATCGGCAAAACCTAGCAAAGCCGTGGCAATTGTCGAGAGCCGGCCCGGCCGGCCCCTTTCTTTGGCGAAAACAGGCCGGCTGAGCGAGAATTGCTGCCCACGCATCAGCAAGCCCGCCCTGTTGGCTAAAGAGGATGTGCTCGTCATTCCCAAGACAAGCCGCCGCGAACGCTTGAAGGAAAATCTCGGCGCTCTGCAGCATCCACTCAACTCAGAGCAGCTTTCCGAACTGGAGCGCCTCTTTCCGCCGCCCTCAGGGCCCGCCCCGCTGGATATGCTCTAACCCAATCAAATGCGCTCCACTTTGACCTCGGCCGCCAGGCGATCCACTGCAGCGGGCTCGATGTCTCCCGGCATGGCCGACAAGGCATTGGCTGCGCCGAGAGCGGCCGCCCAACTGCACGCCTGGCTAAGCTGTTGGCCCTGTACCAGGCGCCAGGCCAATCCTGCCGTGAAGGCGTCGCCGGAACCAATCGGGTTCACGGCGGCAACAGTGGGAGAATGGATTCGCCACACCTCATGTCCATCCAACGCCAGGGCAGGTTCTTTGCCGGCGGTGACGACTACTCGCCGGGCGCCAAGCTGAAGGATTCGGCGCATGGCCGCGATGAGGGCCTCCTCATTCTCGAGCGGCTGCCCGAAGGTGGCAACCAACTCCGCCCGATTGGGCTTCACCAGCCCGGGTTGCGCCTTCAACGATTCCAGCAGAGGAGCCCCTTTGGCATCGACTATCGAGAGCGCCCCTGTTTGATGCGCCAGCCGAGTGCAACGCGCGTAGAAATCAACCGGCCCACCAGGAGTGAGGGTCCCGGACATCACAAGAGCGGCGCAGTCTTTACTGCGCGCGGCGATGCGGCCATAGAGCGCCTCATAATAGCTGCTGGAAACAGCGCGACTTTCCTCGACCAACTCAGTCACCTTCCCGCAAGACTGGTCGATAATAGTAATGCACTGGCGGGTGCGCTCGGGAACCGTCACGAAATCAATTTCCACTCCAAGCTTCAGAAGTGCCTCGCGCACCCAGGCGCCCCGGTCGCCTCCCAAGAACCCAGCCGCTAGAGGCTCTTGGCCGAGCGCTTTGAGCACTTTGGCCACGTTAATCGATTTGCCTGCAGCTCCGTCCAGAGTGGTTGCTGCGCGATTGACTGCATCGGTCACAAACTGAGGAAAGAGCATCACCCGCTGGGCAGCGGGTGTAGGTCCAATGCACAGAATTGTCGAGGTCATTTGTCTCTAATCAGTCAAAGCATTTGCCGGCCTCGGCGGAGTCTCACACGCCAGGCTGCTCTGAGCAAACCAAGTTTCGGAGGGGAGTACCCCATTCGGACTGCGTCCAGCGCGGCGTACATTGATTCATGCGACCGCTGTGGAAAGGAGCGATCAGTTTCGGCCTCGTGAACATCCCGGTCGGCCTGTACTCCGCTCTGAGCCGCCAGGCCACAGTCGATCTCGACCTCCTCCGGGATTCGGACCACAGCCGCATTCGGTACAAAAAGGTAGCTGAGGCCGATGGCAAGGAAGTCCCCAAAGAACATATCGTGAAGGGATTCGAATATGAGAAGGACCAGTACGTGGTTTTGACCAACGAGGATTTCCAGCGCGTGCAGCTTAAATCCAACCAGACGGTGGATATCCGGGAGTTTGTCAAAGCGGAGGAGATTGAACCGCGCTTTTATGAAGCCCCTTATTTTTTGGCGCCAGAGAAGAGCGGGGTGAAGGCCTATGTGCTCCTGCGCACGGCGCTGGAGAAAAGCGGGCTGGCCGGCGTGGCCAAAGTGGTCATCCGCCCCCCGCGGGAGCACTTGGCCTTGTTAAGGCCGCTGGAGGGTGTCCTGCTGCTGGAAACGATGCACTTTGCCGGCGAGTTGCGCGACCCGGCCGAGTTGCGTCCGGCCAAAACGGACATCGGGGAAAAGGAGTTGAAAATGGCGCTCTCCCTGGTGGAGACCATGACCGGCAAGTGGGAAGCAGAAAAATATCACGATGAGTACCGCGAGTCGTTAATGAAGATCATCGAGCAGAAGGTCAAGGCAGGCGGGCGCAAGATGCCGTCGGCTCCGCCCGAGCAGAAGCATCCTCCGGGTAAGGTTATCGATCTGGTTGCACTGTTGCAGGAGAGTCTTGGCAAAACCCAGAAGCAACCCCGAAAGAAGACCGCTGCCACGGTCGCCCACCGCAAAGCGGCATAGGTAAAAAAGAGCGGCGCTCTGT
Protein-coding sequences here:
- a CDS encoding hexose kinase; this encodes MTSTILCIGPTPAAQRVMLFPQFVTDAVNRAATTLDGAAGKSINVAKVLKALGQEPLAAGFLGGDRGAWVREALLKLGVEIDFVTVPERTRQCITIIDQSCGKVTELVEESRAVSSSYYEALYGRIAARSKDCAALVMSGTLTPGGPVDFYARCTRLAHQTGALSIVDAKGAPLLESLKAQPGLVKPNRAELVATFGQPLENEEALIAAMRRILQLGARRVVVTAGKEPALALDGHEVWRIHSPTVAAVNPIGSGDAFTAGLAWRLVQGQQLSQACSWAAALGAANALSAMPGDIEPAAVDRLAAEVKVERI
- a CDS encoding Rne/Rng family ribonuclease, giving the protein MSERNFSRRRRGAMRFRPTGGLGHIQQRTDRDALQARADAVGQQAAQEKVYERRHAGEIERAENIAAGLPPEGAPLDASTLPVPSKRNFREPNLQTPAEVQEEKEFEPVRVPEQNRGLVDSIKAAATTLVKRVQRLIKPAKQSHKEVIINAENLETRVAVSEDGRLEEFNIERTSEERLVGSIFKGKVRNLEDGLKAAFVDIGFEKNAFLHYWDIVPSSFDSGVEIVEREGRRRDKPKITQKDIPRVYPPGSEIIVQVTKGPIGTKGPRVTTNIVLPGRYLVLLPNSDQSGISRKIENQQERQRLKKILRELTIPEGMGVIMRTVGEGQQTRYFVRDLALLLEEWEQIQERKKAQPPATCIFQEPDLIERTVRDFLTEDVDRIVVDSPRAYERMREMISRISTRSADKVKLYTDPQPIFDRFNITRQLENAFSRQVHLKSGGYIVVDETEALVAIDVNTGRHKGGKDQESSILKVNLEAADEISRQLRLRNMGGLIVLDFIDMKSRRDQQQVYFRMKEGLRRDKAKTHVLPISQLGLMEMTRQRHSESVNAAVYDDCPYCKGRGKVKSALTMSVEIQRKLGEILKKRPREESDFQLLIIVHPSILERLRTEDEKHLIEMEKRYFGKLNFRKDPALHAEQFKIVNMANNEELANVGGDK
- a CDS encoding Ku protein, coding for MRPLWKGAISFGLVNIPVGLYSALSRQATVDLDLLRDSDHSRIRYKKVAEADGKEVPKEHIVKGFEYEKDQYVVLTNEDFQRVQLKSNQTVDIREFVKAEEIEPRFYEAPYFLAPEKSGVKAYVLLRTALEKSGLAGVAKVVIRPPREHLALLRPLEGVLLLETMHFAGELRDPAELRPAKTDIGEKELKMALSLVETMTGKWEAEKYHDEYRESLMKIIEQKVKAGGRKMPSAPPEQKHPPGKVIDLVALLQESLGKTQKQPRKKTAATVAHRKAA
- the thiS gene encoding sulfur carrier protein ThiS, giving the protein MNSAIITANGQPTEATLPCSLEEFLIARQLPPRSVVVEHNGQAVAPSEFARRQVRPGDRLEIVRIVAGG
- a CDS encoding mechanosensitive ion channel family protein, yielding MKLKLERLFRLALVLAGIAWAWSLWAAAVTVTNKPPASTNELSALVRNVEQWQAHPLTFRLDEIALFREVTFLGEPLWKYIASVIYILLAFLISKLIHFITNFWLKRVATHSEVKGLLVKLLHGPIQLVVFVALLDIGLNLFDWSVLAKLYLSKAFIVVVAASLTYLAIKVLGLLLGIWRRRHGQEGDRKFNDELFSVIHISLNTFVIVVAILVTAQNMDVNITAAIASLSIGGLAVGLAAQDTLGNLFGAVAVFVDKPFRVGDQIKLDGAEGTVEAVGLRSTRVRSPDGHLVAVPNKTMGNSIITNLSRRPSIKTVTNLSLAHELPAEKIKRALALLETIYRGQPMTQDVWISFNQFSGAASNILITHWWKGTDYQKYLAGIQEINLAIKERFAAEGIAFA
- the thiH gene encoding 2-iminoacetate synthase ThiH, coding for MSFTGVFDSLCLPRLVQRSLGASPQAVRQSMGCAVLSLNDFAHLISPAAGEFLEPLGRAAQQLTRQRFGKVIRLFAPLYLSNECINNCRYCGFSRDNPILRVTLQVTEVQREARALAAQGFRNILLVSGEHPKFVSNTYLAECVRAVHELAPSVSLEIGPMETADYAPLVQAGADGLVVYQETYDRAIYEQMHTSGPKRNFTSRLQTPERAYAAGFRRLGVGALYGLADWRFEALSVAAHAQYLLRECWKASLTISLPRLRPCAGEFQPLTQMTDRDMVQLVCAFRLMFPDVGLVLSTRESPKLRDGLIPLGITLMSAGSHTEPGGYTGAGKETLHHTERGRIVELGASEWAPNGEMRATGQFQIADERPPHEVAERIRRLGYEPVWKDWDTALTA